A window of the Ostrea edulis chromosome 1, xbOstEdul1.1, whole genome shotgun sequence genome harbors these coding sequences:
- the LOC130046351 gene encoding uncharacterized protein LOC130046351 isoform X1, translating to MPPKRKRDGGMVSPARGRGQKKSRHNTRQQKPGTKEVRDNQPPFQHQESSESVPGSEAAPDLGEFVPANFGNIGSSTPVGDAEENIQPTTVLPTKLYKLGKTPIRLDRVIYYSQNYSDNHFLREGFQHGFKLQYSGPRSPRFSKNLTSLGRQYSVAEEKICKEVTLGRVAGPFIEPPFPTLQVSPLGLVPKKDGDYRLIHHLSYPENASINYFIDPEQSSVTYSTIDDAADIIAKLGRGAYLAKSDIKSAFRLLPINSTDFDLLGFCFNDAFYYDKMLPFGCKISCAIWDRFACFLHWLTQNRSQNSSILHYLDDFFFCGREHSISKNTLDTFLSLCSDLGVPIANDKTVYPTQVLTFLGIEFDTVQMIMKLPWEKIHEIKHKILDIMTFRKVTLQQLQSILGLLNFACRVIAPGRAFCRRLTDATIGLGKPHHHTRVTLEMKADLQVWLTFLQSFNGISVITKSIWVNNDTLELYTDSAGGDSGGFGIFFAGKWAYAQWPSSWLAQGLTRDMTFLELFPVQVAIEVWKHQFANYRILFYIDNMAVVHVINKTTSRSPRVMKIVRKLVLTCLKHNILIKARHIPSKLNSIADCLSRSQWGKFRRLAPTADPWPAPLPKNIWEI from the exons ATGCCTCCAAAGAGAAAAAGAGATGGGGGAATGGTTTCTCCAGCCCGGGGCAGAGGACAAAAAAAGTCTCGCCACAACACTAGGCAGCAAAAGCCTGGAACTAAAGAAGTGAGAGATAACCAACCCCCCTTCCAGCACCAGGAATCTTCAGAGAGCGTGCCAGGGAGTGAGGCTGCACCAGATTTGGGGGAGTTTGTGCCTGCCAACTTTGGCAATATTG GTTCAAGCACACCTGTAGGAGATGCGGAGGAAAACATCCAGCCAACAACTGTTCTTCCAACTAAGCTGTATAAATTGGGCAAGACCCCTATAAGATTAGACAGAGTCATTTACTACTCACAAAATTATTCAGATAATCATTTTTTACGGGAGGGTTTTCAACATGGCTTTAAACTACAATATTCTGGTCCTAGATCACCCAGGTTTTCAAAAAATCTAACAAGTTTAGGCAGACAATATTCAGTTGCAGAGGAAAAGATTTGTAAAGAGGTTACATTGGGGAGAGTGGCAGGCCCCTTTATAGAACCACCTTTTCCAACTTTGCAAGTTTCTCCATTAGGCCTTGTTCCCAAGAAAGATGGCGACTACCGCCTTATTCACCATTTATCATATCCAGAAAATgcttcaataaattattttatcgACCCAGAACAGAGTTCTGTAACCTATTCAACTATAGATGATGCTGCTGACATTATTGCCAAATTAGGTAGGGGGGCTTATCTTGCCAAGTCTGATATCAAATCAGCCTTTAGGTTGCTACCAATTAATAGCACGGATTTCGATTTATTAGGTTTTTGCTTTAACGATGCCTTCTATTATGACAAGATGCTTCCATTTGGGTGCAAGATAAGTTGTGCAATCTGGGACAGATTTGCATGCTTTCTGCATTGGTTGACACAGAATCGTTCACAAAATTCCTCTATTCTGCATTATCTGGATGACTTCTTTTTCTGCGGCAGAGAGCATTCCATAAGCAAAAATACCTTGGACACCTTTCTTTCCCTGTGCAGTGATCTGGGGGTCCCAATTGCAAATGACAAAACAGTATATCCAACCCAAGTTCTTACTTTCTTGGGCATCGAATTTGATACGGTGCAAATGATCATGAAATTACCATGGgaaaaaattcatgaaattaaacacaaaattcttGACATTATGACTTTTAGAAAGGTAACACTTCAGCAACTTCAGTCCATATTGGGGCTTTTGAATTTTGCATGTAGAGTCATAGCTCCAGGTAGGGCTTTCTGTCGACGACTAACCGATGCAACAATCGGCCTTGGCAAACCACATCACCATACCCGGGTAACATTAGAAATGAAAGCTGACCTCCAAGTCTGGCTCACCTTCCTTCAATCTTTTAATGGTATATCAGTCATTACAAAGAGCATATGGGTCAATAACGACACTCTCGAACTTTACACTGACAGTGCAGGGGGAGACTCGGGGggttttggtatattttttgcAGGCAAGTGGGCATATGCTCAGTGGCCCAGTAGTTGGTTGGCACAAGGCCTAACCCGAGACATGACTTTTTTAGAGCTCTTCCCAGTCCAAGTAGCTATTGAAGTATGGAAGCATCAATTTGCCAACTACAGAATCTTGTTTTACATTGACAATATGGCAGTGGTACATGTTATCAACAAAACAACATCAAGGTCACCTAGGGTCAtgaaaattgtaagaaaactGGTTCTAACATGTCTCAAGCATAACATCTTAATTAAAGCAAGACACATAccatctaagctaaattctatcGCGGATTGTCTCTCTCGTTCACAGTGGGGCAAATTCCGACGACTAGCACCAACAGCAGATCCATGGCCAGCACCACTTCCCAAGAACATTTGGGAAATTTAA
- the LOC130046351 gene encoding uncharacterized protein LOC130046351 isoform X2: MPPKRKRDGGMVSPARGRGQKKSRHNTRQQKPGTKEVRDNQPPFQHQESSESVPGSEAAPDLGEFVPANFGNIVGQIPTTSTNSRSMASTTSQEHLGNLKSEANRLIQGSLSVNTYKAYQGAFTSFKKFLSNCGIAMVFPIPIDHLLNFIAHLSISGTAYRTAALYISALSYFHKLRGIQDNTQSFIVKKALQGLHKKRGNPVDPRIPLTISILQRVVSALPSVCRSPYEAALFSTIFSIAYHGLLRVSEVLSIHRAHISLTKNNVSILIPRSKTDQIGNTTTLQISKHANSDTCPVQWVLKFLRLRPNSDSTLFFIHMDYKHVTRYQFNCMLQKTLKFNDIQGHFRPHSFRIGRATDMAKQGVSDSEIKSLGRWESNAFQNYIRL; the protein is encoded by the exons ATGCCTCCAAAGAGAAAAAGAGATGGGGGAATGGTTTCTCCAGCCCGGGGCAGAGGACAAAAAAAGTCTCGCCACAACACTAGGCAGCAAAAGCCTGGAACTAAAGAAGTGAGAGATAACCAACCCCCCTTCCAGCACCAGGAATCTTCAGAGAGCGTGCCAGGGAGTGAGGCTGCACCAGATTTGGGGGAGTTTGTGCCTGCCAACTTTGGCAATATTG TGGGGCAAATTCCGACGACTAGCACCAACAGCAGATCCATGGCCAGCACCACTTCCCAAGAACATTTGGGAAATTTAAAAAGTGAGGCAAACAGGCTTATCCAGGGTTCCCTCTCAGTCAACACATACAAAGCTTATCAAGGGGCTTTTACCAGTTTCAAAAAATTCTTGAGTAACTGTGGGATTGCAATGGTTTTTCCTATTCCCATTGACCACTTGCTTAATTTTATTGCTCATTTGTCCATTTCAGGTACAGCTTATAGAACAGCTGCATTATACATTAGTGCCCTatcatattttcacaaattaagAGGCATACAGGATAATACTCAATCATTCATCGTCAAAAAAGCCTTGCAGGGTCTGCACAAAAAGCGAGGTAACCCTGTAGATCCACGAATCCCATTAACCATATCTATTTTGCAACGTGTAGTATCAGCATTGCCATCAGTCTGTAGATCACCATATGAGGCAGCATTATTTTCCACAATTTTTTCAATTGCATATCACGGCTTGCTTAGGGTTAGTGAAGTCTTGTCTATCCATAGGGCACACATTTCCCTTACTAAGAACAATGTCAGCATTCTAATTCCAAGGTCTAAAACTGACCAAATTGGAAATACAACTACGTTGCAGATTTCCAAACATGCCAATTCTGATACTTGTCCAGTGCAATGGGTACTCAAGTTTTTACGGTTGCGCCCTAACAGTGACTCCACcttatttttcatccatatggaTTACAAACATGTAACAAGATACCAGTTTAATTGCATGCTACAGAAAACACTTAAATTTAATGACATTCAGGGACATTTTAGGCCACATAGCTTCAGAATTGGGAGAGCCACAGATATGGCAAAACAAGGGGTTTCAGATTCAGAAATTAAATCTTTGGGAAGGTGGGAGTCAAATGCTTTTCAAAACTACATAAGATTATAA